One window of the Labeo rohita strain BAU-BD-2019 chromosome 9, IGBB_LRoh.1.0, whole genome shotgun sequence genome contains the following:
- the si:ch211-167j6.3 gene encoding uncharacterized protein si:ch211-167j6.3: METPQNSSNISFQDNKEIQDLLKQLKDAKTELQLTKDETEQVKKDVNKCREEMDRRMMMMVQMDEGLWNALLELDTLMQKKSLASQLEELTLSSTAESKQALLKSLLEEESILLEQERNLKLRREQLRKALADASANTEEVSQGENPVKPGSSIQSKSTEKPVRKRGMRK; encoded by the exons ATGGAGACCCCACAAAACTCCTCAAACATCTCCTTTCAGGACAATAAAGAAATACAG GATTTGTTAAAACAACTCAAGGATGCCAAAACTGAACTACAGCTTACTAAAGACGAGACGGAGCAAGTAAAGAAAGATGTTAACAAATG caGAGAGGAGATGGACcggaggatgatgatgatggtccAGATGGATGAAGGTTTGTGGAATGCATTGCTTGAATTGGACACTCTCATGCAGAAGAAAAGCCTTGCCAGTCAGTTAGAAGAGTTAACTTTATCTAG CACCGCAGAGTCAAAGCAAGCTCTTCTGAAAAGTTTGCTGGAGGAGGAAAGCATCCTGCTGGAGCAGGAGCGTAATCTGAAACTCAGACGTGAGCAGCTGAGGAAAGCACTGGCGGATGCTTCTGCAAACACAGAGGAAG TTTCACAGGGTGAGAATCCAGTTAAACCAGGCTCATCCATCCAGAGTAAGTCTACAGAAAAGCCAGTCAGAAAAAGAGGAATGCGAAAGTGA